A region of Anolis carolinensis isolate JA03-04 unplaced genomic scaffold, rAnoCar3.1.pri scaffold_7, whole genome shotgun sequence DNA encodes the following proteins:
- the tmem250 gene encoding transmembrane protein 250: MPVIPIPRRVRSFHGPHTTCLHSACGPVRSAPLVRTKYHNFDLYLKSRWMYGFIRFLLYFSCSLFTSLLWVALSLLFGLQYFGIRVFLRFQYKLSVILLLLGRRRVDFGLLNELLIYGIHVTMLLVGGLGWCFMVFVDM, encoded by the coding sequence ATGCCGGTCATCCCCATTCCCCGCCGGGTGCGCTCTTTCCATGGGCCCCACACCACCTGCCTGCACTCGGCCTGCGGGCCGGTCCGGAGTGCTCCCTTGGTGCGCACCAAGTACCACAACTTCGACCTCTACCTGAAGTCCCGCTGGATGTACGGCTTCATCCGCTTCTTGCTGTACTTCAGCTGCAGCCTCTTCACCTCCCTGCTCTGGGTGGCGCTCTCCCTCTTGTTCGGACTCCAGTACTTCGGCATCCGGGTCTTCCTCCGCTTCCAGTACAAACTCTCTGTCATCTTGCTCCTGCTGGGGAGGCGGCGGGTGGACTTCGGCCTCCTCAACGAACTCCTCATCTACGGCATCCACGTCACCATGCTCCTGGTGGGCGGCCTGGGCTGGTGCTTCATGGTCTTTGTGGATATGTGA